A stretch of Cucumis sativus cultivar 9930 chromosome 2, Cucumber_9930_V3, whole genome shotgun sequence DNA encodes these proteins:
- the LOC101203171 gene encoding auxin-responsive protein SAUR24: MGFRLPSSLIPQAKHLLRRSSGNPSAVPKGHVAVYVGEFQRKRFVIPISYLNHFSFQQLLSRAEEEFGFDHPEGGLTIPCGEDAFIDLTSRLQAC, encoded by the coding sequence aTGGGGTTTCGTCTTCCATCGTCTTTGATTCCTCAGGCCAAGCATTTGCTGAGGAGAAGCTCCGGTAATCCATCGGCGGTTCCGAAAGGTCATGTAGCAGTGTACGTCGGAGAGTTTCAGAGGAAGCGATTTGTGATTCCGATTTCGTATTTGAATCATTTTTCGTTTCAACAATTGTTGAGTCGAGCGGAGGAAGAGTTTGGATTTGATCATCCAGAAGGTGGTTTGACGATTCCTTGTGGTGAAGATGCATTTATCGACCTTACTTCAAGATTGCAAGCTTGTTAA